Below is a genomic region from Henckelia pumila isolate YLH828 chromosome 3, ASM3356847v2, whole genome shotgun sequence.
CAATTTCAGATGCATACAAGCAAAAAAAGTTCAATAACAGAATGACTGGTAAAAAATGATTCGGAAGGACAATTTTCAAATCTTGTATTTCAAAGATTCAATATAAGATATGAATAACTAAAAAACTCAATCTTAAAAGTGAAATTCAAAGTATACGATCATGGAAATTTGCTCCTGGTCCGACTGTATTCCAGCCAACTTCAACCACTGCGCCACAATCCTCTTCAAGAAGGCAAAATGATTCAAATTTGAATGGTTTGGAGACATGTACAGGTTGGTTCGGAACACCTCAAATATCCCTTCGTAACTCAAGAAAAATAGGACGGTGATCCGAGTGATAAAATTCTAAGGTTGTTGGGTAGAGAAGCCTCCATTCGAAAGTTCCAGTGAATCTGTCAAGGCGTTCTAATATTAAGCTGCTGCCCTCTCGACCAAGTGAAAAACTCTCCTTCACTGTATAGATCTTGTAAGGAGCAATCCTCTAATACTTCACGAAAAGCTCTACTTTGTCCACCAAACTTCTCACTATCATAGCAGACTTCATTAAAGTCTCCTCCTACAAGCCATGGAAGTCCCTGCATATTATCCATATTGCATAATCGTCTAAGTAGTGTCCATGATGCTTGTCTACTAGAGGAATCCGGGTTTCCGTAGAAGCCCGTGAATCTCCATTTATTCTCACCCTCTTCCACATAACAATCGATATGCCTCATTGAGAAGGACTTTACAATCACATTCAAAGGATATTTCCACATCAGTATAAGACCACCCCGTTTCCCTTGGCAATCTACCGTAAAACAGCCATTAAAACCAAGAATGTGCTTCCAGTTCTTACTGTGATGTTCCCTTATTTTTGTCTCATAGATGAAGACAAGGGAGGGATTCTTTTTGACGATAAGCCCCCGAGCGTTCCACACAATGCAACTCATATATAATGAAAAGCGTTGGAATCCTCTGTTACAGTCAAACGGTCCAGCGGCCTCTTCGTCCCTCTGAAATTTAGATTCTTCTCCGATTTTTGTTTAGTATTATGAGAATGTCTAGTTCGACGTTTCCAAAGCCTTGGGTTAGTTCTGTTTATTGAACTATCTGAAACCGATTCATTCACTAGATCTTGATCGCTTTGAGGTATGACCAATAACATCTGGTTCTCTGGTTTGATTTTTGACTTGTCCTCCTCTGAAAAGTCcggagtaaaaatatttttgcctTTGCCAATGTCTGTTTCTTGAGTTCCCCTGTTCCCAACCAAACTTTTGGACGAGGGTTCCAAAGTAGAAGATGGGTTACTGTCCAGAAGATTAATATCATTGCTTAGGATGTCACGATTACCTTTATCTAAGGGCATTAACTCAGTTGACTTCTCCGATTCCCTAACTGGAGCATTTTGCGTTTTTGCCTGGTCATTTTGAGAGGTAGATTGTGTTGGCAATGTACCTCGTTTGTTATTGAAAGAACATGTCGTGCACATGtcttttaattatttcattattgcattcaatttttataattatagtTTTTCCTTTCTTAGAACAAATGTTAAAATTGGTAATATCAGTTATATCTTGATTCGAAATATTTGATTCTGATGATATAATGTTTCCATGCTTTGTAGgttcttatttatggaaatatatCGAAGATCTATTTATAAGAGTGCTTGGATCGATTAGGAGAAGAACGAGAGAGAACGAGATAGAGAGATCAAGAGAGTAAAacgtagagagcaaaatacatagagaattaCTGCAGAAATTCTAGAGCTTTGAAGATCaattgttgaagaatttctggACTGTTTGTTACTGCTACGTcgtgttgccgagtagtgttggaaacactgaagaacacacgagtgaagtgttgttcagaaagtgtttttttggtttttgtttttcggcttagaacttcctattggtttattattctagtattactagtttttaggaagtcgtttattttctcaatctgttgagaaaagtagtttttcataaaacaatcactagttgggttttgtaaactgatttgattttctagtgattatttcgccatAAGGCATCGCACAAGTATTTGatacttgtgcataattatctgtgtgttatttacttttactgttagttaattattctgttgcatagtgttatcgtgaagtgttgacaacactgaatGATTCACACTCTCGAATATTTATTtctggtatttctgtgattACAGACTGTCCAAACCTTACAATTGGCGTCAGAGAGATTCACTTGacgattgtagtgacccttacccggatcacctactaaacagaacttatgcatataattaacttaattaaacagatatcagaataaaactgcggaaaccataaacaatatacaatcccaagtaaaggaatctgtaatttatccaataatatacaaccaatcgaatagctgtataaacccaaacaacagtaataaaacctagacgaagccccagctggccaaccactgactagcccctcctggatccaccctcctcgttcaatcgcaaacctgccccatggaatagggtgtccagaaaatacagagtacgagacgtgagcataaaacgctcagtacgagagtatgagtatacatgcatgcaaagtaaactccctatagactcgaggtcaaggatcagataacagagacagaccgggccctggtatgtagcacgctgtgccgttgcttcaggaggtggctcccataccgagataaccgtggatacgccggacccaaatcgatggaagtccatccactaacaggatagggtacaaccctactaacagacatctcgaaagagatacagcaagatgcaaatgaatgcagcataatatcatggcatataaatcatgcagtcacataatacatgcatactcagtcaggatatctcaaacagtactttcgtacctcaaaacagtgcaagctctaccaactctaggtccacgcctatagtctgctctacgctgccaaatgatactactatcattaaagtgctctaaaagccttaactaagctattgcatactcataaatatttatatgaagcaaaagctatacctttgtccgtcgttatccctttgatgtcgatgcctccagaacttgggcacaactccgctacgactcccgaatgtctcgccgacctccggactaagcctaagaagactagaacagctccaaaaaggactagaatggaaagaaaaactcggaattggcaaataaaagtgaagcctcggccttctatttattgacaacgatcggaacttccgatccttgatcggaacgtccgatcctgccatcggaacgtccgatcctgccatcggagcttccgaagatcctgatctaccacgtgtcaaaatatcacttgttgactccggataggggtgatcggagcttccggtcctgatcggagcttctgatcttgccacacgtcatgcctgacgtaatatcgatcggctccgatcatgttcggagctttcgatcatgatcggagcttccgaactcaccttcggagcttccgaaccctacccaagtaattatgattaattctttaattactgattttggttacgggctactacattctcccccatttaagatatttcgtcctcgaaatcagatcttaagtaccgaatgcaaatacagaaatcagaaacattctttattcaaatcaaacgtttacagagtttgcaactgaatacaacttaaagaatgaaatcaaaacaactcaggatggtctttacgcatcctgtcctcaagctcccaagtagctttttcagtgcctcggcgctgccactgaactaaaactaaaggaatgactttgttccgtaaaaccttatccttataatccaggatacgaagaggtttctcaacataagtcaaatccttgtctacctgaacctcagaccgctgtagaatataagattcatccgccacataccgtcgcaacagagatacgtggaacacgtcgtgaatactggatagatgcggtggcaaagctagtcgataagccaaatcgccaatgctctccaagatctcaaacggaccgataaatctggaagacaacttgcccttaaggccaaatctgagaatcttgcaaaaaggtgacactctcaaaaatactttctccccgacatcgaactgcaatggcctacgcttgatattagcatagctggcctgacgatcctgtgcagtcttaatccgtttcttgatttgatcaacaatatctatcgcctgctggataaactccggtccctcagcctgtctttcccccacttcttcccagaagagtggagtacgacaacgtcgcccatacaacacctcaaaaggtgacatcccaatactagtgtgatagctgttgttgtaagggaactcgatcaacggcaaatgatcctaccaggctgaaccaaaatccatgacgcacactctaagcatatcctctaaggtacggatagtgcgctctgactgaccatcagtctccggatgataagctgtactcaaactgagagtagtacccatcgcacgctgaacactcccccagaatctagaagtaaacctggggtcccgatcgctgacaatgctcacaggcacttcatgaagtcgaacgatctcctgaatgtacatccgtgccatgcgatccacagagtgctctcggctataggcaatgaaatgcgctgacctggtgagtcggtccaccacaacccagatagcatcacagttcctcggggataccaacaaatgggtcacaaagtccattgttataaactctcatttccattcaggaatagacagactgtgaagcaatcctccaggtcgtcggtgctctgccttgacctgttgacacaccaaacatctcgaaacaaactga
It encodes:
- the LOC140888585 gene encoding uncharacterized protein is translated as MSCIVWNARGLIVKKNPSLVFIYETKIREHHSKNWKHILGFNGCFTVDCQGKRGGLILMWKYPLNVIVKSFSMRHIDCYVEEGENKWRFTGFYGNPDSSSRQASWTLLRRLCNMDNMQGLPWLVGGDFNEVCYDSEKFGGQSRAFREVLEDCSLQDLYSEGEFFTWSRGQQLNIRTP